From the Homo sapiens chromosome 1, GRCh38.p14 Primary Assembly genome, one window contains:
- the ZNF326 gene encoding DBIRD complex subunit ZNF326 isoform 2 (isoform 2 is encoded by transcript variant 2): MGDFGSIHRPGIVVDYQNKSTNVTVAAARGIKRKMMQPFNKPSGTFIKKPKLAKPMEKISLSKSPTKTDPKNEEEEKRRIEARREKQRRRREKNSEKYGDGYRMAFTCSFCKFRTFEEKDIELHLESSSHQETLDHIQKQTKFDKVVMEFLHECMVNKFKKTSIRKQQTNNQTEVVKIIEKDVMEGVTVDDHMMKVETVHCSACSVYIPALHSSVQQHLKSPDHIKGKQAYKEQIKRESVLTATSILNNPIVKARYERFVKGENPFEIQDHSQDQQIEGDEEDEEKIDEPIEEEEDEDEEEEAEEVGEVEEVEEVEEVREGGIEGEGNIQGVGEGGEVGVVGEVEGVGEVEEVEELEEETAKEEPADFPVEQPEEN; encoded by the exons ATGGGTGATTTTGGAAGCATTCATAGACCCGGAATTGTTGTTGACTATCAAAACAAATCCACCAATGTGACAGTTGCTGCTGCAagaggaataaagagaaaaatgatgcaGCCATTTAATAAGCCCAGTGGAACCTTTATCAAGAAACCCAAACTAGCAAAACCTATGGAGAAGATAAGCCTCAGCAAATCACCCA CAAAAACTGATCctaaaaatgaagaggaagaaaagcgGCGAATTGAGGCTCGGCGAGAGAAACAAAGgcgcagaagagaaaaaaacagtgagAAATACGGAGATGGATACAG aaTGGCATTTACATGTTCATTTTGTAAATTTCgaacatttgaagaaaaagataTTGAACTGCATCTGGAAAGTTCTTCACATCAGGAAACATTAGATCATATACAGAAACAAACTAAATTTGATAAAGTAGTTATGGAGTTTTTGCAT gAGTGTATGgtgaataaattcaagaaaacatCTATTCGTAAGCAACAGACAAATAATCAAACAGAAGtagttaaaataattgaaaaagatGTTATGGAAG GTGTTACTGTAGATGATCACATGATGAAGGTAGAGACAGTTCATTGCAGCGCTTGCAGTGTTTATATCCCTGCTTTACATAGTTCAGTTCAGCAGCACTTAAAATCTCCTGATCATATCAAAGGGAAGCAG GCTTATaaggaacaaataaaaagagagagtgTCTTGACTGCTACAAGCATTTTAAATAATCCAATAGTGAAGGCGCGATATGAACGTTTTGTTAAG GGTGAGAATCCTTTTGAAATTCAAGACCATTCTCAGGATCAGCAAATAGAAGGAGatgaggaggatgaagagaagaTTGATGAACCTATTGAAGAAGAGGaggatgaagatgaggaagaagaagCAGAGGAAGTGGGGGAAGTAGAGGAAGTGGAAGAAGTAGAGGAAGTGAGAGAAGGAGGAATAGAGGGCGAGGGAAATATACAGGGAgtaggggaaggaggggaagtaGGGGTAGTGGGAGAAGTAGAGGGAGTGGGGGAAGTAGAGGAAGTAGAGGAATTAGAGGAAGAGACAGCAAAGGAAGAACCTGCTGACTTCCCTGTTGAGCAacctgaagaaaattaa